The proteins below are encoded in one region of Sporosarcina sp. FSL K6-1508:
- a CDS encoding YpoC family protein, whose amino-acid sequence MLSDVNRIDKEFLGPYFEQWKSVRDQIEAFYDEKDHQAVELMNAAIVNYSELLEHGGKTFDDRKDKAVYTLLPLNGEERFEFVKDKISSHYAYIQLDALFTETKKKVARLSIQNK is encoded by the coding sequence ATGCTTAGTGATGTGAATCGTATCGATAAGGAGTTTTTGGGACCTTATTTTGAGCAATGGAAATCAGTACGCGACCAGATTGAAGCTTTTTATGACGAAAAAGATCATCAAGCAGTCGAGTTAATGAATGCAGCAATAGTGAATTATAGTGAGTTGCTCGAGCACGGCGGTAAAACTTTTGATGATCGTAAAGACAAAGCTGTTTATACACTGCTCCCTCTAAATGGGGAAGAGCGTTTCGAATTTGTGAAAGATAAGATATCGAGTCATTACGCTTATATTCAACTGGATGCGCTTTTTACGGAAACAAAAAAGAAGGTTGCAAGACTTTCGATACAAAATAAATAG